The genomic stretch AGCGAAATGCTATCCCCCAGCAAGCACTTTTTTTTACTATGAGGGCGTGCGATGGATCGCCCTATAGTCATAGGAGATCATGCACCTACCCCATTCTAATTTTTTGCTCCAAGCCAAATGTATtaattgaaccaattttataggaAAAAAGTAGCTTATGTCCCAAGTAAAATTTATTAAAATTGATTTAGGGGCATTTCTTACTTTGTAGGATCCACACAAATATGcaggaaaaggaaaatgcaagTTACAATGTCATATGTACTCGAATCCTACAAGATTTGTTTTTCTGATTTCACCATTAAAAATACTGCACGATTTTTCCGAATAGGTTTGAGTGGATGTAATTTTCTACGAAATCTAGTGCAACTGAGTTATGTGAAAAAAGAAATCTATGGATtacaatcctacaaatcaaagtTCCATTTAAACTAAGGAAAAGAAACACCAACCAAGTGTTTAGCAGTAGACCAACCAGAGGACATGATCGCGAGGGCAAAACAGCGTAGCACACCCCGTAAACAACCCAAGAAAACCCAAGGGGTATTTTCGCCCACGCGTTTCCCTAGCTATAAATCCACGGCACCACAGTATTCTCAATTTCACCTCACCTCACACCAGACACCACTACTCTCATCTCCGATAGTTCCGCCCACCCCTTGACTTCCTCTGCTTCCTTGCCGCGCAACAGCACAAATCAGGCGTCGTCGGAGCTTTCCATTCCATCCATGACCAAGGTGCACCCCAACGTCGCAGCCGCCGCGGCGGTGGCTGCTTCTctcgcggcagcggcagcggaggaggagaagaagggagaggcGGTGTCGCTCACGGTGTGGCGGCGCTCGCTGCTCTTCAACGGGAAAGGGTTCACGGTGTTCGACAGCAACGGTGACCTCGTCTTCCGGGTCGAGACGTACGCCGGCGGCTCACCCCGCGAGGTCGTCCTCATGGACGCCGACGGCCGAGCCCTACTCACCATCCGCCGCAAGGTATCGCTCTTGCTCTTGCTGATTTGCTCCCTGTTTCTTGGTTTGACTCTGGTCTTGCCTTCTAAAATTTCTCGGGAAGAAGATTTGCTTATCTCCACTCGGGTGTGATCTTGCAGAAGCTGAGTCTGGCGGACGAGTGGCTCATCTACGACGGCGAcgcggccgcgtcctcctccgcgcCGACGCCGGCGCCCAAGCGGTTCACGGCGCGGCGGAACATCAGCCTGCTCCCGACCAAGTCCCTCGCGCGCCTGTCGCCGGCGCGAGCGTCGGGCGGTGCTGGGGACGCGCCCAGCTGCCGGTACGACGTGGAGGGCTCCTACGCCAGCCGAAGCCTCGAAATGTTCGCCTGCGCCTCCTCGGCCTCCGGCGGCGACCAGCGTCGGCGCGTCGCCACAGTCTGCCGGAAGGAGGCCGCCGTCGGCCCCGACGTGTTCCGGCTGGTGGTGGAGCCTGGCTTCGAGCCGGCGCTGGCCATGGCCGTCGTCATACTCCTCGATCAGATGAACGCGTCTTAAAGCCTCGATACAGGCACGAACCATGCCATGCAGCGCAAACCCTGCCGTGGGACGAAGTTTCCATGATTCAGGAAGAACCGTTCCCGATCTCAATCAAGAAACCACACCCAAAAAAAAAACGAGAGAATAGGAAGCAATCTGTGGTTGCTTCAGAGCTCAGGACACCCATTTTTTTGCTTCACCGCTCATGAGCAGATGATCGGAAGAAGCATTTTTTTCAGGGGTGCCATCTGTTGTTGTGTTTTGGATTCAGGATGTAGGGCGTTTTCTTTTAGAGATCAGACTGGGGCTGTGCCGGGTTCTCGTACTGTTTTTGTTGGTGAAAAATAAATCCGAGCACGTAGGATCAGGAGACGTAGGTGTGGGTGTATATGGACTCGTAAATCCGATCCTTTTTTGTTTCCTTCAATGGAAATTCTGATTGTTGTATCATAAGTACATCGCTCTGTCTATTTGTTGCCCTTAACGTGATGTGCTCTTTTCTGAAGTTTGATCTCTTCATCTATCTCTCTAGATTCTAACTGTGGAAAAGAAGCAGGATAGAAGGTTCGAGATCGTTCTTGCTTTTTGTCTACAAGAACATACATAGAGTGCGTGAATCTTTGTTCAACACACCGGGAGAGGAACAAATATTCCCTTCATTCAGATTTTTTTCCTTTCGATAAAGGGTGTTTTTTGTTAAACTCAACACCAACATCTAAGCCATACAAGCAAAACTCCATTTCGAAATTTAAAACGTATTTTGTCTGTGCAGATTCAAAGTTTGACTCTGGATTTCTATACGATGATGTTTTGTCTCAAACATCACAATTACAAGAACCTGAATCCCCAATGGCATATACTTTGTGTCACGCAACCTGCAAATTATAGATGCAAGTGGGGAAACATTAGGGTACCCTTTACTCTTTTTTGTGCAAAAGTTGAACTAAAATGATGATGCATCCAAAATTGTTAGTTCTTTTTCAACCAAATAGGATAAAAGGTACCCTAATCTTGGCCCACTTGCACCTTTACTGCAAATTATTTGATGAACTCTTGGTCAAACCTTAGATTTGGACAATTAACTACACCTTATGTAGTGCCTTGAATGTCAAACCTTGCTTTAGGTAAGTGAAAAAGTATTTTGGTAACCTAGCAATTGGCTAAAAAGGTTTTTGCTTGGTATCTTtgtcgaggtgtgattcttactaatgATAACCTTGCCAAACGCAATTGGCACGGCTGCACGAAATGTGTTTTCTATCATGaacaagagacaataaaacacatttTTCTTCAGTTGTCgagttgctaggtctatatggtcaatcattcagataggttctaccttatatccacctcgaagcattgcaaatatttttggcaattggctaaatggggttgACGCTAGGTATAAAACTCTTATCAGGGTGGGCGTGATTGCTGTTGTATGGTCgatgtggctatgtagaaatgataaggtttttaatgacaaaaatactTCTCTCTTGCAGGTTGTTTACTCCGTTCATGATCGCCAGGTGACGATCCCGAGTAAGCATTATTTGCCCCAATTAGCctattatgctgccacccatgttgggaaataaactccttcgccgtgtTCTCCAACAAGATGTTGATGTTGGTGTTTAGTTTTGCCTGTTTTTTTATCTTTCATATAGGTCTTCTTTTTTGAACCTTCTGGACTTGtggacggctgtgtgcatcttgttatgcagaggctgcgtgtaatgcttaaaaactttttaaataataaagcgccctttataaaaaaaaaagcaattgGCTGAATTAACTTTTGGTACATAGATCCAACACTTTAGATATACAACTTGCATGTACATTTTTTCTCTTTATGTTAAGCTAATCCAGGGGGCAACTACACTGATGTTCTTGCCTCGGGTTCAATGGGAACATATCTGCAGGACCAAAATGGAGACTAACGTGTCTATGAGATGTCCTGGCAGGCTGGTACTACTTCCAGAGAACCAATCTGTGGTtggtggttaggagggcagtggcacccccagcccaccagagttcaaaccacagatttgacactttggtgtctcattaaaggtggaatattctttagtgggagccgacgtttccgtcgacaacgaggcgcctgtggtgacttcgtcaatctcaagacccgtcggatCAAGTTTGTTGGATGCAGTCTCTCGAAGGCAGTGGCGAAGGACGGAAAAAAGTTGAGATCGGGCGAAATTTTAAACGTAAAAAAATGACGCAAAAGAATAAATTGTCTCGACACATTAATAATTTATATGATGGTAAGCATAGTTACTCGGTACTATGataatagcaacatattcaaataTAAGTATAACCTACAAAAGTACCGATAATGAAGCTTTAATGTTGTCTAGAAGTTCCAGGTAATGGTAAAGCTTTACCTtccttttgaaaatattttttaatttcaCGAAGATCAAGACTTTTGAATATTCCCTCGTTCGATGTAGCACACTATTAAATCATTAAGCCAACTATCAAACATCTTGTTGCGCAACTCCATCTTGATAATGAAAAGCATTGGTAGTTTGTTCATGTTACCGAGCTCACAGTTCACAAATTTAAACTTCAGCAAATTGATAAAAAAATTCTACAATTGTACCTCCTCCTTGGGCGTCGTGTGATTTACAAGAGGGCCGCGCGGCTGAGCTGCCTGGGGGGGGGAGTCAGAGGGATCTCGTCAGGAGGAAGCAGCCAGGGCACGAACAGCCGGCAGCGCAAACGATCAAAGACGAGTCCTGGTCTCCCGGGCGAAATTCACATCTGGCGTGACTCGCCTCGAAGACGAAGAGATGAAACTGACTCACGatcacttcttttttcttttttggatctgGAATCACGATCGAGGTTGGTCCTTATCACGAGCGAACGAATCGTATGACATAGATAGTTCATTTCCGTTCACCAACtcatctttttcttttgttttccctTAAAAAAACTGTACAAAACTGATAGTGTATCCACATATGTATATATATGCTCGACTTTTtgccaaaaatcaaggtagggcaagTGCCATACCTTGCCCAAAGGGAAGCTCCGCTCCtgctcgaaggtgctcataggggtagggtgtgtgtgcgtgcgtTTATAGGAGCAAGTGTATGTGTgtatatgtgagcgtctacgtttgtactgtgtttcgcgaaAAAAAAGGATGGTACTACTCCCACAAGAACTTCATACAAGGAGCCTTGTAACACTTCAAGTTTTTATATCAAGGCCGACACGATTTATATACCACTATATGAGGTCTACGGTACAAATGTAACATTTGTAAATATTATTTTCACACATGACAGCCCATATAGACCGATATATCTAACGATGTGGCCGATATTTTACCTTGATGTCCATCGATATAGAACAATACTAGTTGTCAAATAATTCTTTGTTctatcaaaaataaaataattctttCTAAAATAATTGTTGGAAATAATGTTAGGTACTTACAACTTGATGAAATTACAAAATTCATGCATAATGTTTGGTAGATACACATATACCATTTAGTTTTTTTATGTTACAGTGAAGATTTTTTGAGTGCTTATCATTTTTCTTACTTGACTTGGCGACGAACCAAGTGGTGCAGTCCCCGGCGTCGCCGCCAGCGACCATGGCTCAAGATCCAGTAATCgtcgcggtggagaagaaggacccgattgctttgttttccaTCTTTCTGGGTTCCTTTTTGTAATTTCTTTGGACTCTTGTGCTATTGTTCCTAAAGCCAAGGTCCTCTTTGTAATTGTTCCCACCGTCTAATGGAGCTTCCAGGCTCTTCGTGGCCTTAtctgttcaaaaaaaattaataagTTTGGAATCATATGTTTATTATGCTCAAGCGGGCTGCATTGTCAGCGTTCTTGTACAAATAAACCATGTTTTGAGCAAGAATAATGAAAATTCAGATactatttttttttatatataacTACCTATCGTCCGATATGCATAAGTTGAACCGATACAAACCCTCTATTCGATATTTTAAACCTCGACATTACTAACATGTGGATGATATTAATGTCATGTAAAATACCAAGTAGTTTATTTATCCAAATTAGCCATTGGTCTGAATAATAAAAATATATAGTCGACATATATTGCCAACGAGAGAGACCGAAGAAAACAAATTCTTCTCGAATACTCTATGCCTCTATGTACAACAGCGACATACAACAGTAGACGAGTGATAAATATCTGTGTATTGAAAACTTGAAAGTTTCCCACGCCAAATTTAATGAGAAAAAAAAGTCCGACTGATTGCAAATAAAAAGAGGGGATGCAGTTTCTTTTTCTTGCGAGAAAGGAGGAATGTAGCTGAACATGACATTGCAATTTCTACCAAAACTTCGCACGAGTATTCATGACATGTGTATGTATTTATGGAATAAAAGTGACGATTTTTTGAAACGCAGATGtacaatttttaaatattttaaaaactgaaAACACTAGTgcgcatgtgcaccaaatctgcttCACACATGTTGCAAATGAGAGAAACCGAACAAAACAAATTATTCTTGAATACCCTATGCCTCTACGGAGTGCAGTACAACAGCGACATACAACAGCAGATGTGTGATAAATATCTGTAGGTTGAAAACTTGAAAGTTTCTCACGCCAAATTTAATGAGAAAAAAGACCAAGTGATCGCAAATAAAAAGAGGGTGTGCAGTTTCTTTTTCTTGCGAGGAAGGAGGAATGTAGCTGAACATGACACCCATGACTCTAGCTAGCAAGTTAGTAAGTTACGTACATCCAAATCGACCTCTGTACTGGACATGGGCTCACTGAACAGATCTGTGACAACAACTTCTCCTTCTTCACGAAACGAGTCAGCCGCGTCAGTACAGAGGTCGGCCGCCGCTCCATTGGTAGACACACCCACACTTGGCAATGAAGCTGCCGCGTTTATTGACTTGGTGTTTGTGTTATGAGGATTTCCATCTTTGATACGTGTATGGTGATCCGTCGTTGCACGTTGGCAGCGAGCTCCGGCGCACGTGCATACGACTATA from Lolium rigidum isolate FL_2022 chromosome 4, APGP_CSIRO_Lrig_0.1, whole genome shotgun sequence encodes the following:
- the LOC124708019 gene encoding protein LURP-one-related 8-like is translated as MTKVHPNVAAAAAVAASLAAAAAEEEKKGEAVSLTVWRRSLLFNGKGFTVFDSNGDLVFRVETYAGGSPREVVLMDADGRALLTIRRKKLSLADEWLIYDGDAAASSSAPTPAPKRFTARRNISLLPTKSLARLSPARASGGAGDAPSCRYDVEGSYASRSLEMFACASSASGGDQRRRVATVCRKEAAVGPDVFRLVVEPGFEPALAMAVVILLDQMNAS